A region of Solanum dulcamara chromosome 7, daSolDulc1.2, whole genome shotgun sequence DNA encodes the following proteins:
- the LOC129896543 gene encoding protein RESPONSE TO LOW SULFUR 3-like: MFSTIAVPSTQAKPHHHREVSAVPESEVLRRRNEELEKELKKSIEREEKMRQDLKKTWERLRVAEEAEERLCSQLGELEAEAVDQARAYRTRVINLMDQLSSAHKLLESASISVPNFR, translated from the coding sequence ATGTTTTCCACCATTGCTGTGCCTTCCACCCAAGCAAAACCCCATCACCACCGTGAGGTATCCGCCGTGCCGGAGAGCGAGGTGCTCAGAAGAAGAAACGAGGAGTTAGAGAAGGAATTGAAGAAGAGCATTGAGAGGGAAGAGAAAATGAGGCAGGACTTGAAGAAGACATGGGAGCGGCTGAGGGTGGCGGAGGAGGCGGAGGAGCGGCTTTGCTCTCAGCTCGGGGAACTTGAGGCGGAGGCTGTTGATCAGGCTCGGGCTTACAGGACACGTGTCATCAATCTGATGGATCAACTCTCTTCGGCTCATAAACTTCTCGAGTCAGCTTCTATTTCTGTTCCCAATTTTCGATGA
- the LOC129896544 gene encoding protein RESPONSE TO LOW SULFUR 3-like has product MAPTMAVPSTQTKPHHRREVSAVPQSEMLRRRNEELEKELKKSVEREDKMREELKKIWERLRVAEEAEERLCSQLGEFEAEAVDQARAYRTRVLNLMDQLSLAKKLLQSASVPVPSSQ; this is encoded by the coding sequence ATGGCGCCGACTATGGCAGTGCCTTCCACCCAAACAAAACCTCATCACCGCCGTGAGGTCTCCGCCGTGCCGCAGAGCGAGATGCTCAGAAGAAGAAACGAGGAGTTAGAGAAGGAATTGAAGAAGAGCGTTGAGAGGGAAGATAAAATGAGAGAGGAATTGAAGAAGATATGGGAGCGGCTGAGGGTCGCGGAGGAGGCGGAGGAGCGGCTTTGCTCCCAGCTCGGAGAATTTGAAGCCGAGGCTGTTGATCAGGCTCGGGCTTACAGGACACGTGTTCTCAATCTGATGGATCAACTCTCTTTGGCCAAAAAGCTTCTCCAATCAGCTTCCGTTCCCGTTCCCAGTTCCCAATAA
- the LOC129895352 gene encoding protein RESPONSE TO LOW SULFUR 3-like: MSTTIAVPSAAAQTKASTVPENEVLRRRNEELEKELKKSIEREEKMKEELNKTWDRVRVAEEAEERLCSQLGEFEAEAVDQARIYRTRIHTLMDQLSMAQKLLQSVPIIIPNSQ; this comes from the coding sequence ATGTCTACCACCATTGCTGTGCCTTCCGCTGCCGCCCAAACAAAGGCCTCCACCGTGCCGGAGAATGAGGTGCTCAGAAGAAGAAACGAGGAATTGGAGAAGGAATTGAAGAAGAGCATTGAAAGGGAAGAGAAAATGAAAGAGGAATTGAATAAGACATGGGATAGGGTGAGGGTGGCGGAGGAGGCGGAGGAGCGCCTCTGTTCTCAGCTCGGAGAATTTGAAGCAGAGGCTGTAGATCAGGCTCGGATCTACAGGACCCGGATCCATACTTTAATGGATCAGCTTTCGATGGCACAAAAACTTCTCCAGTCAGTTCCAATTATCATTCCCAATTCTCAATGA